Proteins encoded by one window of Geobacter sp. DSM 9736:
- a CDS encoding DUF302 domain-containing protein, with translation MELKTAYAFGKTVDMPFAQAQQRAREELAKEGFGVLTEIDVRKKFVEKLQKEFRDYIILGACNPQLAYEALNREINLGTLLPCNVVVYTRDDGKTAVMVMDPVAALSMIGNPEITEIAKQVAEKMWRVLAAL, from the coding sequence ATGGAACTGAAAACAGCATATGCTTTCGGGAAAACAGTGGACATGCCATTTGCCCAAGCACAGCAGCGGGCACGTGAGGAACTGGCAAAGGAAGGATTTGGGGTGTTGACCGAAATCGACGTCAGGAAGAAGTTCGTCGAAAAGCTTCAGAAGGAGTTCCGTGATTACATCATCCTTGGCGCCTGCAATCCACAGCTAGCCTATGAAGCACTGAACCGGGAAATAAACCTTGGGACGCTTCTTCCCTGCAATGTCGTGGTCTATACGAGAGATGACGGCAAAACGGCCGTCATGGTGATGGACCCAGTTGCGGCGCTGTCCATGATCGGCAACCCGGAGATCACGGAAATTGCGAAGCAGGTCGCTGAGAAGATGTGGCGTGTACTGGCGGCATTGTAA